From a region of the Lactuca sativa cultivar Salinas chromosome 4, Lsat_Salinas_v11, whole genome shotgun sequence genome:
- the LOC111892410 gene encoding uncharacterized protein LOC111892410, with amino-acid sequence MTMLGVKTLVIILFLQAMFVSMVTEAASANKVKRVKPPKPVKPVQEILTCKSRKSRCFMKRIKCPVECPKVKPKNPKDKACFLDCYSPKCEAVCKSRKPNCNGPGAACYDPRFIGGDGIVFYFHGKSNEHFSLISDTDLQINARFIGLRPEGRTRDYTWIQALGLKFGHHNFTLEATRTQKWDDDVDHLKLSYDGKELFIPEGHSSEWNSPEGDVQVERTATSNSVTVTIPDHAEISVNVIPVSEEDSKIHNYQIPTNDSFAHLEVQFRFFGLSSKVEGILGRTYRPDFENPAKQGVAMPVVGGDDKYKTSSLLAADCALCVFSPNEIKDEHGSPIMKFGMLDCTGGGNGITCKK; translated from the exons atgACGATGTTGGGTGTTAAGACCCTAGTGATAATTTTATTTTTACAGGCAATGTTTGTGTCGATGGTGACTGAAGCTGCATCTGCTAATAAGGTAAAACGTGTTAAACCTCCAAAGCCTGTGAAACCCGTTCAGGAGATTTTAACTTGCAAAAGCCGAAAAAGCAGATGTTTCATGAAGCGCATCAAGTGCCCCGTAGAATGCCCCAAGGTTAAACCAAAGAACCCTAAAGACAAAGCATGTTTTCTTGATTGTTATTCACCCAAATGCGAGGCCGTGTGTAAAT CACGTAAGCCAAACTGCAATGGACCTGGAGCTGCATGCTACGACCCACGATTCATTGGTGGTGATGGAATTGTATTCTATTTTCATGGAAAAAGCAACGAGCATTTTAGTTTGATATCTGATACCGATCTCCAAATCAACGCACGTTTTATTGGACTTCGACCTGAAGGTAGAACTCGTGACTATAcatggatccaagcattaggattgAAGTTTGGCCATCACAATTTCACTCTTGAAGCGACAAGGACCCAAAAATGGGATGATGATGTTGATCACCTAAAGTTATCATATGATGGGAAGGAATTGTTCATTCCAGAAGGCCATTCCTCCGAGTGGAATTCCCCAGAAGGCGATGTACAAGTTGAAAGGACTGCAACAAGCAATAGTGTAACTGTCACCATACCAGATCATGCTGAGATATCTGTTAATGTGATTCCAGTATCAGAAGAAGACAGCAAGATACATAATTATCAGATTCCAACAAATGATAGCTTTGCTCACTTGGAAGTACAGTTTCGATTCTTTGGTTTATCATCTAAAGTTGAAGGGATTCTTGGTAGAACTTATCGTCCTGATTTTGAAAATCCAGCAAAACAAGGAGTGGCAATGCCTGTGGTGGGTGGTGATGATAAGTACAAGACTAGTTCGCTCCTTGCGGCTGATTGTGCCCTCTGCGTGTTCTCTCCAAATGAAATCAAGGATGAACATGGCTCGCCAATAATGAAGTTTGGCATGCTAGACTGTACGGGTGGAGGAAATGGAATTACATGTAAGAAATAA